Proteins encoded in a region of the Planococcus shixiaomingii genome:
- the rocF gene encoding arginase, whose translation MNKLNISIIGVPMDHGQNRRGVDMGPSAIRYAGVVDRIESLGHTVTDEGDILIGPADGTVEAATNLRNLKAITDASTALGDKVFEVSEAGNFPLVLGGDHSIAIGTLSGISERYENLGVIWYDAHADMNTSDTSPSGNIHGMPLAASFGLGHEQLTHIRGYSPKVKPENIVIIGARSVDPGERQLIKELGIRVYSMHEIDKMGMSAVIEDTLRYLKEERKTDGVHLSLDLDGIDPLYTPGVGTPVPGGISYRESHLAMEMLHDAGIITSAEFVEVNPILDEKNRTADVAVALIGSMFGEKLL comes from the coding sequence GTGAACAAATTAAATATATCAATTATTGGCGTACCAATGGATCATGGGCAAAATCGGCGCGGTGTCGACATGGGACCGAGCGCTATCCGTTATGCAGGGGTAGTAGATCGAATCGAGAGCCTTGGCCATACTGTAACAGATGAAGGCGATATCTTAATCGGCCCAGCGGATGGTACTGTGGAAGCTGCAACGAATCTACGTAATCTGAAAGCGATTACAGATGCCAGCACTGCGCTTGGCGATAAAGTGTTTGAAGTGTCGGAAGCGGGCAATTTCCCACTTGTTCTTGGAGGCGATCACAGTATTGCTATTGGAACGCTTTCAGGTATTTCTGAGCGCTATGAAAACTTAGGCGTCATCTGGTATGATGCGCACGCTGATATGAATACGAGCGATACTTCGCCTTCAGGCAATATTCACGGCATGCCGCTTGCTGCAAGTTTCGGCCTTGGCCATGAGCAACTGACGCATATCCGCGGATATTCACCAAAAGTGAAACCTGAAAACATTGTTATTATCGGGGCCCGCTCTGTCGATCCAGGCGAGCGTCAATTGATCAAGGAACTTGGCATCCGCGTTTACAGCATGCATGAAATCGACAAAATGGGCATGAGTGCAGTGATTGAAGATACGCTTCGTTATTTGAAAGAAGAACGGAAAACCGATGGAGTTCATTTGTCTCTTGACCTTGATGGCATTGACCCTCTTTATACACCAGGTGTTGGGACACCAGTTCCAGGCGGCATTAGCTACCGGGAAAGCCATTTAGCAATGGAAATGCTGCATGATGCAGGAATTATCACTTCTGCTGAATTTGTAGAAGTAAACCCGATCTTGGACGAGAAAAACCGCACGGCTGATGTAGCTGTAGCACTTATAGGTTCAATGTTCGGAGAAAAATTACTTTAA
- the cdaA gene encoding diadenylate cyclase CdaA, with protein sequence MPFLETITDQTPLELLVNLIDILLVWFVIYKLIAVIKGTKAVQLLKGIFVIITVRLVTVALDLETLGWIMQQVLEWGFLAIIIIFQPELRRALEQLGRGKLFSSSTLNEESERNRLIEAMSKSVSYMAKRRIGALVSIERETGLSEYIETGIPMNSDITSELLINLFIPNTPLHDGAVIVQKNRIAAAACYLPLSESPFISKDLGTRHRAALGISEVTDAITIIVSEETGAISLTANGDLHRNLSLEDFEVKLRRIWFGENEQQPTASSLWKWGGKKNG encoded by the coding sequence ATGCCGTTTCTGGAAACTATAACAGACCAAACACCACTCGAACTGCTGGTAAATCTTATTGATATTTTATTAGTCTGGTTCGTTATATATAAATTAATTGCGGTCATAAAAGGTACAAAAGCGGTTCAATTGTTAAAAGGGATATTTGTTATCATTACTGTGCGCCTTGTAACCGTAGCACTGGATCTGGAGACGCTCGGCTGGATTATGCAACAAGTTCTGGAATGGGGCTTTCTAGCCATTATCATTATTTTTCAGCCGGAACTGCGCCGTGCACTCGAACAGCTGGGACGAGGAAAGCTGTTTTCAAGCAGCACCTTAAATGAAGAATCTGAACGGAATCGGTTGATTGAAGCGATGTCCAAGTCCGTTAGCTACATGGCTAAGCGTCGTATTGGCGCACTTGTCTCTATTGAGCGGGAAACAGGGTTAAGTGAATATATTGAAACTGGAATACCAATGAACTCCGACATAACGTCAGAGCTATTGATCAATTTGTTCATCCCCAACACACCACTTCATGACGGAGCCGTCATCGTCCAAAAAAACCGCATTGCAGCTGCAGCGTGTTATTTGCCGCTATCAGAAAGCCCATTCATTTCAAAAGATCTTGGTACGCGCCATCGTGCAGCACTTGGCATTAGCGAAGTGACCGATGCCATAACGATTATTGTATCGGAGGAAACCGGAGCCATCAGCTTAACGGCAAATGGGGATTTGCATCGCAATTTGTCACTTGAAGATTTTGAAGTGAAATTGCGGAGAATCTGGTTTGGCGAAAACGAGCAACAACCAACAGCTTCTTCCTTATGGAAATGGGGAGGGAAAAAGAATGGATAA
- a CDS encoding zf-HC2 domain-containing protein, with product MKACPENIVHVMNDYLDGDISSTDEATLKEHLKSCSDCQKLYHELSKTIAFVQSASHIQAPADFVQKTMTRLPKEKKKANVQRWFKQHPLLTAVALFCIMTSAMLFSNFNNDQQFSFTKQPNLVVEGETVVVPEGETVTGDLTVRNGDLRVEGELHGDVTIVNGQYMASSGVITGEIEEIDKAFEWLWYTIKSSVKEAASIFTENGVQTE from the coding sequence ATGAAAGCGTGTCCGGAGAATATCGTCCATGTTATGAACGATTACTTAGATGGAGATATTAGTTCAACAGATGAAGCAACGCTGAAAGAGCATTTAAAAAGCTGCAGCGATTGTCAAAAGCTATACCATGAATTAAGCAAAACGATTGCATTTGTCCAAAGTGCATCACATATACAGGCACCAGCTGACTTTGTTCAAAAGACAATGACACGGCTTCCGAAAGAGAAAAAGAAAGCCAACGTCCAGCGATGGTTCAAGCAACATCCGCTATTAACAGCAGTTGCCCTTTTTTGCATCATGACCAGTGCTATGTTATTTTCAAATTTTAATAATGACCAGCAGTTTTCGTTTACGAAGCAGCCGAATCTTGTAGTTGAGGGAGAAACCGTCGTTGTCCCTGAAGGTGAGACCGTGACCGGTGATTTGACGGTCCGAAACGGCGATTTACGGGTAGAAGGCGAATTGCACGGTGATGTAACAATCGTCAACGGTCAATACATGGCTTCTAGCGGCGTCATTACTGGTGAAATTGAAGAGATCGATAAAGCGTTTGAGTGGCTTTGGTACACGATTAAAAGCAGTGTAAAAGAAGCTGCTTCAATTTTCACTGAAAACGGAGTCCAAACTGAATAA
- a CDS encoding CdaR family protein codes for MDKMMSNPWFLRITALLLALLLFFSVKANDDAANPVETTTMTEEIEDVELEVYYDNTSLMVSGLPKTVDLTITGPTSIVQTARQIKDFTLFVDLRDLPIGQHQVPVQAENLSEQLRVRVDPSVVDVTIEERVTQEFRIEPEMNERLLKEGFVLESMEAKPNVVTVTGSKSVIDAISFVKATVTGEQNIDESFTAEANVRVLANDLTKLENVTIEPGVVDVNVEVEEYSKEVPVTIKQNGKPRTGIAIDSLTSSNETVRIYGPQTAVDQIKEYPIEINVGVITATDRDVEIDLKAPSGTTAVKPGKVTVEADITLDDAAELPDSDEDPEIADESTP; via the coding sequence ATGGATAAAATGATGAGCAACCCGTGGTTTTTGCGGATCACGGCACTTTTGTTGGCGTTACTTTTGTTCTTTTCTGTAAAAGCAAATGATGACGCGGCCAACCCTGTTGAAACAACGACCATGACCGAAGAAATAGAAGATGTGGAACTGGAAGTCTATTACGACAATACGAGCCTTATGGTCAGCGGATTGCCGAAAACAGTAGATTTGACGATTACAGGCCCAACCAGTATTGTGCAAACGGCACGCCAGATAAAAGATTTTACGCTGTTTGTTGATTTGCGGGACTTGCCAATTGGCCAGCACCAAGTACCGGTTCAAGCAGAAAATCTTTCCGAGCAGCTTCGGGTAAGAGTTGACCCAAGCGTAGTGGATGTCACCATCGAAGAGCGGGTGACCCAGGAATTTCGGATAGAGCCAGAGATGAATGAACGTTTGCTAAAAGAAGGATTTGTTTTAGAAAGCATGGAAGCCAAACCAAACGTTGTCACGGTAACGGGTTCGAAAAGCGTCATCGATGCAATCTCTTTCGTCAAGGCGACAGTTACCGGTGAACAGAATATAGATGAATCGTTTACAGCGGAAGCTAACGTGCGCGTCTTAGCAAATGATTTGACAAAATTGGAAAATGTTACAATAGAACCCGGGGTAGTAGATGTAAATGTTGAAGTAGAAGAGTATAGTAAAGAAGTGCCGGTAACCATCAAACAAAATGGGAAGCCGAGAACAGGAATTGCCATCGACTCACTAACAAGTTCGAACGAAACGGTACGAATTTACGGACCGCAAACAGCAGTAGATCAAATTAAAGAATATCCAATAGAAATCAATGTCGGAGTCATTACGGCAACCGACAGAGACGTGGAAATTGACCTTAAGGCACCTTCGGGAACCACGGCGGTCAAGCCAGGGAAAGTGACTGTAGAGGCGGACATTACATTAGATGATGCTGCTGAACTGCCTGATAGCGACGAAGATCCGGAAATAGCGGATGAATCAACACCGTAA
- a CDS encoding GNAT family N-acetyltransferase — MILEQSNVRLRLMEREDFQTLWALYAPEIFEHMLIKVETFEQLSAWLEAGLGKTDVLSFVVEVKDTSQVIGTTRMYAIDNTNKSCEIGSTFYTESVQRTHVNTAVKLALLSYCFEERGMIRVQFKTDAENIRSQKALERIGAVKEGILRNERIRSTGKPRDAVVYSIIDSEWPLVKKELIKKLHKYA; from the coding sequence ATGATATTGGAACAGTCTAATGTGCGGCTGCGATTAATGGAAAGAGAAGATTTTCAAACACTGTGGGCACTTTATGCGCCGGAAATATTTGAGCATATGCTGATAAAGGTAGAAACATTTGAACAGCTATCTGCTTGGCTTGAAGCGGGTCTTGGCAAAACTGATGTTCTTTCTTTTGTAGTGGAGGTTAAGGATACATCTCAAGTAATCGGAACCACACGTATGTATGCAATTGATAATACCAATAAAAGCTGTGAAATTGGTTCAACATTTTATACGGAATCGGTCCAGCGGACGCATGTGAATACAGCGGTGAAACTGGCTTTACTATCATATTGCTTTGAAGAACGAGGAATGATCCGCGTTCAATTCAAAACAGATGCTGAAAATATCCGTTCGCAAAAGGCTTTAGAGAGGATTGGAGCTGTAAAAGAAGGCATTTTGCGAAACGAGCGTATCCGCTCGACGGGCAAACCAAGAGATGCAGTCGTCTATTCGATTATCGACAGCGAATGGCCGTTAGTAAAAAAAGAGTTGATAAAGAAGTTGCATAAATATGCGTAA
- the glmM gene encoding phosphoglucosamine mutase, with protein MGKYFGTDGVRGIANSELTPELAFKLGRIGGYILTKHSKDKPKVLIGRDTRISGEMLEGALLAGLLSVGAEVMRLGVISTPGVAYLTRVMSAEAGVMISASHNPVEDNGIKFFGSDGFKLSDDQEAEIEELLDSAEDQLPRPTGGDLGSVTDYFEGGQKYIQYLKQTVDEEFAGIHVALDCAHGATSSLATHVFADLDADISSMGASPNGLNINDKVGSTHPEKLAEMVLLKNADIGLAFDGDGDRLIAVDEKGQIVDGDQIMYIIAKYLHSEGRLQKNTVVSTVMSNMGFYKALEEHGIASNKTAVGDRYVVEEMKKNEFNLGGEQSGHIIFLDYNTTGDGLLTGLQLVNIMKVTGKKLSELAAEMTIFPQKLVNIRVTDKHAVTDNSKVAGIIEEVEREMNGNGRVLVRPSGTEPLVRVMVEAASAEDCENYVEQIATVVRAEMGIN; from the coding sequence ATGGGAAAATATTTTGGAACTGATGGCGTGCGCGGTATTGCAAACAGTGAATTGACACCTGAACTTGCCTTTAAGTTAGGCCGCATTGGCGGTTACATTTTAACGAAACATTCAAAGGATAAGCCGAAGGTGCTGATCGGCCGCGATACACGGATTTCAGGTGAAATGCTTGAAGGTGCACTTCTTGCGGGCTTGTTAAGTGTAGGGGCTGAAGTAATGCGCCTTGGCGTGATCAGCACACCAGGTGTCGCCTACTTGACACGTGTCATGAGTGCGGAAGCTGGCGTTATGATTTCAGCATCTCACAACCCGGTAGAAGACAACGGCATCAAGTTTTTCGGTTCAGACGGCTTTAAATTGTCGGATGACCAAGAAGCGGAAATCGAAGAGTTGCTTGATAGCGCTGAAGACCAGTTGCCTCGCCCAACCGGCGGAGACCTTGGCAGCGTTACCGATTATTTCGAAGGCGGCCAAAAATACATCCAGTACTTGAAACAAACAGTAGACGAAGAATTTGCAGGAATACACGTTGCGCTTGACTGTGCACACGGAGCGACTTCTTCTCTTGCAACCCACGTCTTTGCTGATTTGGATGCAGATATTTCTTCAATGGGAGCATCGCCAAACGGTTTGAATATCAACGACAAAGTCGGTTCTACACATCCGGAGAAACTGGCCGAAATGGTCTTGTTAAAAAATGCCGATATCGGTTTGGCATTTGACGGAGACGGGGACCGGTTGATTGCAGTAGATGAAAAAGGGCAAATTGTAGATGGTGACCAGATCATGTACATAATTGCAAAGTATTTACACTCAGAAGGACGTCTGCAAAAAAATACAGTCGTTTCAACTGTGATGAGCAACATGGGCTTCTACAAAGCACTAGAAGAGCATGGCATTGCGAGCAATAAAACAGCGGTCGGTGACCGGTATGTTGTTGAAGAAATGAAGAAAAACGAATTCAACTTAGGCGGCGAGCAATCGGGCCACATCATTTTCTTAGATTACAACACAACTGGCGATGGGTTATTGACAGGCCTACAGTTGGTGAACATCATGAAAGTAACAGGCAAGAAATTATCAGAGTTAGCGGCTGAAATGACTATTTTCCCACAGAAGCTTGTCAACATTCGGGTGACCGATAAGCACGCAGTAACGGATAATTCAAAAGTAGCAGGCATAATTGAAGAAGTAGAACGTGAAATGAACGGCAATGGCCGTGTCCTTGTCCGGCCTTCAGGCACAGAGCCATTGGTCCGTGTGATGGTAGAAGCCGCGTCTGCAGAAGATTGTGAAAACTACGTGGAACAAATTGCGACTGTAGTGAGAGCAGAAATGGGAATAAATTAA
- the sigW gene encoding RNA polymerase sigma factor SigW, which produces MDALVNKRIAKVMKGDQNAFAEIVELYQHQLYQICYRMLGNKHEAEDIAQEAFMRAYVNIHTFDQKRKFSTWLYRIATNLCIDRIRKKKPDYHLDAEVRGAEGLDMYSKIANDDQLPEEELMRMEVQERVQYEISRLPDKYRAAIVLKYIEELPLAEISEILDLPLGTVKTRIHRGREALRKQLSNL; this is translated from the coding sequence ATGGATGCGTTAGTGAATAAAAGAATAGCAAAAGTAATGAAGGGCGACCAGAACGCGTTTGCCGAAATAGTGGAACTTTACCAGCACCAGCTGTATCAGATTTGCTACCGTATGCTTGGCAACAAGCATGAGGCAGAAGATATTGCCCAAGAAGCGTTTATGCGTGCTTATGTAAATATCCATACGTTCGATCAAAAGCGGAAATTTTCGACTTGGCTTTACCGCATAGCGACAAATTTGTGCATCGACCGGATTCGCAAGAAAAAACCGGACTATCATTTGGATGCGGAAGTGCGCGGAGCGGAAGGCTTGGATATGTACTCGAAGATCGCCAATGACGATCAGCTTCCAGAAGAAGAGTTAATGCGGATGGAAGTTCAAGAACGAGTGCAATACGAGATAAGCCGTTTGCCAGATAAGTATCGTGCCGCTATTGTATTAAAGTACATCGAAGAATTGCCGCTCGCGGAAATCAGCGAAATTTTAGACTTGCCGCTGGGTACCGTCAAGACGCGCATACACCGCGGAAGGGAAGCTCTTCGAAAGCAATTGAGCAATTTGTAG
- a CDS encoding citrate synthase/methylcitrate synthase, protein MFQKGLKDVVAVQTSIASVDGDRGELRYRGQRVDEVIEGRSFEETAYFLWHGRFPSAQEAEELTEQLIRYRLLPPHIIEMAQLLPPGSSVMDSLRTLVSAFTHHMFTKLPSAEQAVAITAALPVLTAMVYRFQKGEDIIQPRNDLGHTANYLWMLDGLEPSAAQVEALETYLKLTMEHGMNASTFAARVTISTESDLASAITSALGTMKGPLHGGAPSGVIDLLDEIGNPENISQVILSKLEKGEKIMGFGHRVYRTEDPRSIILREKCLALQGKDPWLDLAVVAETEIIRLLNAHKPGRALYTNVEFYAAAIMRSIDMPSELFTPTFSIARIVGWTAHALEQQQDNVIFRPQSEYIGNN, encoded by the coding sequence ATGTTTCAAAAAGGATTAAAAGACGTCGTAGCTGTTCAAACGAGCATTGCATCCGTAGACGGAGACAGAGGTGAGTTACGATATCGGGGACAGCGGGTTGATGAAGTAATTGAAGGCAGATCATTTGAAGAAACAGCTTATTTTCTCTGGCATGGTCGATTTCCTTCAGCACAAGAAGCGGAAGAATTGACAGAGCAGTTGATCCGCTACCGCCTCCTGCCTCCTCACATAATTGAAATGGCTCAGCTTTTGCCTCCTGGCAGCTCGGTCATGGATAGCTTGCGCACATTGGTCTCAGCCTTTACGCACCATATGTTTACAAAGTTGCCCTCTGCTGAGCAAGCGGTTGCCATTACTGCTGCCCTTCCTGTGTTAACGGCCATGGTTTACCGCTTCCAAAAAGGCGAAGACATTATTCAGCCGCGCAATGACTTGGGCCACACCGCTAATTATTTATGGATGCTGGATGGGTTGGAGCCTTCAGCTGCACAAGTTGAAGCATTGGAGACTTATTTAAAGCTAACAATGGAGCATGGCATGAACGCTTCTACTTTTGCGGCTCGCGTGACAATTTCTACTGAATCCGACTTAGCATCAGCCATTACATCCGCCCTTGGCACGATGAAAGGTCCTCTTCATGGAGGCGCGCCATCCGGAGTGATCGATTTGCTTGATGAAATCGGCAATCCCGAAAATATCAGTCAGGTGATTTTGAGCAAACTGGAAAAAGGAGAAAAAATTATGGGGTTTGGCCACCGCGTTTACCGGACCGAGGACCCGCGTTCGATCATATTGCGTGAGAAATGTTTAGCGCTTCAAGGAAAGGATCCATGGCTTGATCTGGCCGTCGTAGCCGAAACGGAAATCATCCGTTTACTGAATGCCCATAAACCGGGACGCGCGCTTTATACCAATGTCGAATTTTATGCTGCCGCAATTATGCGCTCGATCGACATGCCATCTGAACTTTTCACACCAACCTTCAGCATAGCTCGCATTGTCGGATGGACCGCCCATGCACTTGAGCAACAACAAGACAACGTTATTTTCCGGCCGCAATCGGAGTATATTGGCAACAACTAA
- a CDS encoding GNAT family N-acetyltransferase translates to MDIKIDDLSGKEIASLLAEHLQDMAVHSPPESIHALDLETLRKPEITFWSVWEEGQLVGCGALKELDSYHGEIKSMRTSPKHRRKGVAKLLIEHIIKQAEYRGYKRLSLETGSMQAFEPARKLYSSYGFHFSKPFSDYSEDPNSVFMFKEL, encoded by the coding sequence ATGGATATTAAAATTGATGATTTGTCCGGCAAGGAAATAGCCAGTTTACTAGCGGAACATTTGCAGGACATGGCGGTACATTCTCCGCCAGAAAGCATTCATGCGCTGGACTTGGAGACGTTGCGAAAACCAGAAATTACGTTCTGGAGTGTTTGGGAAGAAGGGCAATTGGTTGGCTGTGGAGCGCTAAAAGAATTAGACTCATATCACGGGGAGATAAAGTCAATGCGAACCTCTCCGAAGCATCGCCGAAAAGGTGTGGCGAAACTGCTGATTGAGCACATCATCAAGCAAGCGGAATACCGTGGCTACAAACGTTTGAGCTTGGAAACCGGATCCATGCAAGCTTTTGAACCGGCTCGTAAGCTCTATAGCAGCTATGGTTTCCATTTCTCTAAGCCATTTTCGGATTACAGTGAAGACCCCAACAGCGTTTTTATGTTCAAGGAATTATAG
- a CDS encoding LysR family transcriptional regulator, translating into MEISWLKTFVDAAETLNFRKTSERLLMSQPNVTVHIRLLEDSLGVLLFKRDKNRVTLTEEGQHFRRDAEKILNHLNESIEDLQAFAQGYRKKWTLAISPLMAETILPYILKSFTREHPDVELVIRIEESERIEELVEEGEVSAGLSALPPIRRNTFYETVYDDPILFILPRDAYDDETGPAVSAETALRNSYLFTHHHPLFWEELLVKLRTRVPGIRTMKVTQAYIAKRFIQEGLGVSFLPKSMVRRELIEGRLMDIHFDLFPLPVVSTYLLAKEMGELEQEFLKRIQSVYFS; encoded by the coding sequence ATGGAAATTTCTTGGTTGAAGACGTTTGTGGATGCCGCAGAAACCTTAAATTTCCGCAAGACGTCTGAGCGCTTGTTGATGTCACAGCCAAACGTAACCGTTCACATCCGGCTATTGGAAGACAGTTTGGGTGTTCTATTATTTAAGCGTGATAAAAATCGGGTGACACTGACAGAAGAAGGACAGCATTTTAGAAGGGATGCTGAAAAAATTCTGAACCATTTAAATGAAAGTATTGAAGATCTTCAGGCGTTTGCCCAAGGTTACCGAAAAAAGTGGACACTGGCAATTTCTCCATTAATGGCGGAAACGATTTTGCCTTATATATTAAAATCGTTTACCCGTGAGCATCCAGATGTAGAGCTTGTTATTCGCATAGAAGAATCAGAACGAATAGAAGAATTGGTAGAAGAAGGGGAAGTTTCTGCCGGACTATCAGCTTTGCCGCCAATACGGCGCAATACTTTCTATGAAACGGTTTATGATGATCCCATATTATTCATCTTACCGAGGGATGCTTATGACGACGAGACGGGGCCGGCGGTTTCAGCAGAAACGGCATTACGAAATTCTTATTTATTTACACATCATCATCCGCTTTTTTGGGAAGAGCTGCTCGTGAAATTGCGCACTCGTGTTCCAGGCATACGGACGATGAAAGTGACGCAAGCTTATATCGCTAAACGTTTTATACAAGAAGGACTTGGGGTGTCGTTTTTGCCTAAATCGATGGTGCGTCGCGAATTGATTGAAGGGCGGCTCATGGACATACATTTTGACTTGTTCCCATTGCCTGTTGTCTCAACATATTTGCTGGCGAAAGAAATGGGAGAGCTGGAACAAGAGTTTTTGAAACGGATTCAGTCTGTGTATTTTAGCTGA
- the glmS gene encoding glutamine--fructose-6-phosphate transaminase (isomerizing), which produces MCGIVGYIGENDSKEILLKGLEKLEYRGYDSAGIAVRNESGITVFKEKGRIADLRAIVEDGVIGTAGIGHTRWATHGKPNRVNAHPHQNENERFTLVHNGVIENYHHIQRDYLADVQMESDTDTEIIVQLIGKFVEEGMTTEEAFSKTLGLLKGSYAIALLDAEAEDTIFVAKNKSPLLVGLGEGFNVVASDAMAMLQVTDKFLELMDKEIVIVRKDSVEILTLDGEAISRLPFTAEIDMSDIEKGTYPHYMLKEIDEQPAVMRKIIQAYQDENDKLVIQPEILDALQEADRIHIIAAGTSYHAGLIGKEYLEKMAGIPVEVHVSSEFGYNMPLLSEKPLFIFISQSGETADSRQVLVKIKELGHTSLTITNVAGSTLSREADHTLLLYAGPEIAVASTKAYTAQLAVLSILAAVTAEARGIKLGFDLVQELGIVANAIQAQIDAKEEMEQIASEFLSTTRNCFFIGRVMDYFVGLEGALKLKEISYIQAEGFAGGELKHGTIALIEEGTPVIALATQEAVNLNIRGNVKEVAARGANPCIISMEGLQEAGDSLVLPKVHELLSPLVAVIPLQLISYFAALHRDCDVDKPRNLAKSVTVE; this is translated from the coding sequence ATGTGTGGAATTGTCGGGTACATTGGAGAAAATGATTCGAAAGAGATCTTATTAAAAGGTCTTGAAAAATTGGAATACCGCGGTTACGACTCAGCGGGTATTGCAGTCCGCAACGAAAGCGGCATTACAGTTTTTAAAGAAAAAGGGCGCATCGCTGACTTGCGCGCAATCGTTGAAGATGGCGTGATTGGGACGGCTGGTATTGGCCACACACGCTGGGCCACACACGGTAAACCAAACCGCGTAAACGCTCACCCTCACCAAAATGAAAACGAACGTTTTACATTGGTTCATAACGGCGTGATCGAAAACTATCACCACATTCAGCGCGATTATTTGGCGGATGTACAAATGGAATCTGATACAGATACAGAAATCATTGTACAGTTGATCGGCAAATTTGTTGAAGAAGGCATGACTACAGAAGAGGCTTTCAGCAAAACTCTTGGATTGCTAAAAGGTTCTTACGCGATTGCCCTACTAGATGCTGAAGCAGAAGATACGATTTTCGTTGCGAAAAACAAAAGTCCATTGCTTGTTGGACTTGGTGAAGGATTCAACGTTGTAGCGTCTGACGCGATGGCGATGCTTCAAGTAACAGACAAATTCCTTGAATTGATGGATAAAGAAATTGTCATCGTCCGCAAAGACAGTGTTGAAATTTTAACATTGGACGGCGAAGCAATCAGCCGCCTTCCATTTACTGCTGAAATTGACATGAGCGATATTGAAAAAGGAACATACCCGCACTATATGCTGAAAGAAATCGATGAGCAGCCAGCGGTTATGCGTAAAATCATCCAAGCTTATCAAGACGAAAACGACAAGCTGGTCATCCAGCCGGAAATTTTGGACGCCTTGCAAGAAGCGGACCGCATTCACATCATCGCTGCAGGTACAAGCTACCACGCAGGACTGATCGGCAAAGAATACTTGGAGAAAATGGCCGGAATTCCAGTAGAAGTGCACGTTTCAAGCGAGTTCGGCTACAACATGCCGCTTCTATCCGAAAAACCGTTGTTCATCTTCATTTCGCAATCAGGCGAAACAGCGGACAGCCGTCAAGTATTGGTGAAAATCAAAGAACTTGGCCACACGTCTTTAACAATCACAAACGTAGCGGGCTCTACGCTTTCTCGTGAAGCGGACCACACGTTATTGCTTTATGCAGGACCTGAAATTGCGGTAGCTTCCACAAAAGCCTATACAGCGCAATTGGCTGTATTGTCAATTTTGGCTGCTGTAACAGCTGAAGCACGCGGCATTAAACTTGGCTTCGACCTTGTGCAAGAACTGGGAATCGTAGCAAACGCTATCCAGGCACAAATTGACGCAAAAGAAGAAATGGAACAAATCGCAAGCGAATTCCTTTCAACTACACGCAACTGCTTCTTCATCGGACGCGTTATGGATTACTTCGTGGGCTTAGAAGGCGCATTGAAATTGAAAGAGATTTCGTATATCCAAGCAGAAGGCTTTGCCGGAGGCGAATTGAAGCACGGTACGATTGCATTGATCGAAGAAGGCACACCGGTTATCGCGCTTGCAACTCAAGAAGCAGTTAACTTGAACATCCGTGGAAACGTCAAAGAAGTGGCGGCACGCGGCGCAAACCCATGCATCATTTCAATGGAAGGCTTGCAAGAAGCTGGCGACAGCTTAGTGCTTCCAAAAGTCCATGAATTGTTGTCACCACTTGTAGCGGTTATTCCGTTGCAGTTGATCAGCTACTTTGCAGCGCTTCACCGTGACTGTGACGTAGACAAGCCACGTAACTTGGCTAAATCGGTTACTGTGGAGTAA